The following proteins are encoded in a genomic region of Zea mays cultivar B73 chromosome 9, Zm-B73-REFERENCE-NAM-5.0, whole genome shotgun sequence:
- the LOC103638669 gene encoding uncharacterized protein: MELLTFGIRFSLLDPLAAVSRRPRSFVMEHQDAAIRKLLDKMRLMEVRLSERISGHCDGVERHQNERCEEPCNETSIFDEGPIFDEEPCADVTSIFDEGPIFDEEPCFHRRFLDSDPDSPCDWVDLSSIVRATAPSSRDLLPPPGIRAMTSGDVASEHPQEVVGVDIRADAPQDLLPLRLQLSVDFTNPMGFLNKTAVVPSGPVPTGSLYTVTRVEATKQILKLVPLDALKRDRPVHAPDAYTVPSMLGACAATDALSLRLYAHALLFRELGGTSHASAVTRDVLTNISLVGTRRTEILARKVRDIRLLHVSSPSPDSELDLPIGKHVPDCASVDRSVPDCASVDRKSCLRAYTPTSMEDEVGHFDLDAKEYILDEHSKFLNGGLMNQLLDPLPLDPYIEAALSPVSSIVQLVVSAEEEVITNSPNRCLMICFNLIQCCFSWDAAPHRQPWPPPHIHVEFGCGSAALRPIPWPPPTSLESLYTREFYCRVQFPGFGRTLVFNAEILKRVGCTSEAKDSSRVALKSPWETLGCSHEEAAELASLLDGCQLMRAASASDRVSSLKNYHRTLGLCDHWAEKRFNGHKCVQFHAIDEVCEFLCMEGSPEQKPDSNEQLILMLYCTAWSGAHAAGTFCLRGSIQRQIQQQDVLVLGDQASFVKEITTIGPEHLNSRLRKMYTEL; the protein is encoded by the coding sequence ATGGAGTTGCTAACATTTGGTATCAGATTCAGTCTCCTAGATCCGCTTGCTGCTGTGTCGCGACGACCCCGATCTTTCGTGATGGAGCACCAAGACGCCGCCATCCGCAAGCTGCTCGACAAAATGCGACTCATGGAGGTACGCCTGTCCGAGCGCATCAGCGGACACTGCGATGGCGTCGAGCGCCACCAGAACGAGCGCTGTGAAGAGCCCTGTAACGAGACGTCCATCTTCGACGAGGGTCCCATCTTCGACGAGGAGCCCTGTGCTGACGTGACGTCCATCTTCGACGAGGGTCCCATCTTCGACGAGGAGCCCTGTTTCCACCGCCGCTTCCTCGATTCGGATCCAGACTCTCCCTGTGACtgggtcgatctgtcctcgatcgtcCGTGCCACAGCCCCGAGCTCTCGTGATTTGCTTCCTCCACCGGGCATCCGCGCCATGACGAGCGGCGACGTCGCGAGCGAGCATCCGCAGGAGGTGGTCGGTGTCGACATCCGAGCCGATGCGCCACAGGATCTTCTCCCGCTTCGACTCCAGCTCAGCGTGGACTTCACCAACCCCATGGGCTTCCTCAACAAGACCGCCGTCGTGCCTAGCGGGCCGGTGCCGACAGGGAGCCTCTACACGGTGACCCGGGTGGAAGCGACGAAGCAGATCCTGAAGCTGGTGCCCCTCGACGCGCTCAAACGCGACAGGCCCGTCCACGCGCCCGACGCCTACACCGTACCGAGCATGCTCGGCGCCTGCGCGGCCACCGACGCGCTGTCGCTGAGGCTCTACGCGCACGCGCTGCTGTTCCGAGAGCTCGGCGGCACCAGCCACGCCTCGGCAGTGACGCGCGACGTGCTCACAAACATCTCGCTCGTAGGCACGCGCCGGACTGAGATCCTTGCGCGCAAGGTCCGCGACATTCGTCTCCTCCACGTCTCCTCGCCATCGCCGGACTCGGAGCTCGACCTCCCCATCGGCAAGCACGTACCTGACTGCGCCAGCGTCGACAGGAGCGTACCTGACTGCGCCAGCGTCGACAGGAAGTCCTGCTTGCGGGCGTACACGCCGACGAGCATGGAGGACGAGGTTGGCCACTTCGACCTCGACGCCAAGGAGTACATCCTGGACgagcactccaagttcctcaacggCGGGCTCATGAACCAGCTCCTGGACCCGCTCCCACTCGATCCTTACATCGAAGCGGCTCTATCCCCGGTTTCTTCTATCGTACAGTTGGTGGTGTCGGCAGAGGAGGAGGTTATCACCAACTCGCCCAACAGGTGTTTGATGATTTGCTTCAACCTCATACAATGCTGTTTCAGCTGGGATGCAGCACCACATCGACAGCCTTGGCCACCACCTCATATTCATGTTGAGTTTGGGTGTGGCAGTGCTGCTTTACGGCCAATTCCATGGCCACCACCCACTTCGTTGGAGAGTTTGTATACTAGAGAATTCTATTGTAGAGTGCAATTTCCTGGATTTGGTAGAACCTTGGTGTTCAATGCAGAGATTCTAAAAAGAGTTGGATGTACATCTGAAGCCAAAGATTCATCTCGCGTGGCTCTGAAATCACCATGGGAGACACTTGGCTGCAGTCATGAGGAGGCTGCTGAATTAGCTTCTTTGTTGGATGGATGTCAGCTAATGCGTGCAGCGTCAGCATCTGATCGGGTGTCTTCACTGAAGAATTATCACCGCACACTGGGGTTATGCGACCACTGGGCTGAGAAGAGGTTTAATGGTCACAAATGTGTGCAGTTCCACGCCATCGACGAGGTCTGTGAATTTTTGTGTATGGAGGGCAGTCCAGAACAGAAACCAGACTCAAATGAACAGCTGATATTGATGCTATATTGTACAGCATGGTCAGGAGCGCATGCGGCTGGTACATTTTGTCTTCGAGGTTCGATTCAGCGGCAGATTCAGCAGCAAGACGTATTGGTACTGGGTGATCAGGCATCGTTTGTCAAGGAAATCACAACAATCGGTCCGGAGCATCTCAACTCTCGCCTGAGAAAAATGTATACAGAGCTGTAA